The genomic interval TCGCTGTCGAAGCTTTGTTGTTCTTTGGTTTTTAGTGTTGAGAAGTATTTTTGTTTTGTGTTATCGAGGTGGAAGTTGTATATTTTTGGTTCTCCTCCATATTTTTGTTCTATTTTTGCGGATACATTCCATTTGTTTGCTTTCATTATGTATGGAAGTAGTCTTGCGATTTGGTTTCCATATTTTCGTGTTTTTTTGAATATAGATCCGGGGCCGGTGACTGTTATGTTAAGGTTTTTGTCAACTGTGTACATGAGACCTAGGTATTTTAACATCCCGAATATCTGTCTGTAGTTTTCAGAAACTTTGAATTGGATTTCCAGTGCATCGAAAAAAAGTGTTTGTGTTGCTGAAAGGTTGTATTGTTTTATCAGTTTGGTTGGGTTTCGATTCACTTTTGTCTTTAATATCTCGTTGTCTTTTCTGTCAGCCCAAAACCATTTATTTACCTTGTCTTTGTCTATTTTATGTTCTCTGGCTGTTTCTTCGATTGCTTCCTCTCTTTCTGTTGGGTTGGTTACATATCCTTTGTCGTATAGTGTTTTTCTGATTTGGTTTGGCGGTGTTTTTGCTTTGTTTTCGAAGATGCATCTACGTTCGATTAATGCATGTAGGCCTCTTAAAAACTTGTAGTCCTGATGGGTTTCATGGGATTTAACGGCTTTTTCTATTTCGCCCCTTGACCTACCTGGTTTGAATTCGTTTATGACTTTTTTTGCTTTTTCTTTTTGTTTTTCTGGATCTCTATAATGTGGTTTTATTTTGTTTCCTGTTATTTTGGTTTCTAGTAGTTTTTTTGTTAGAATATGTACCACACCTCATTCTCTTTTTCTTCTACTCGATGTACGTAGTTCGGTTGTGTTTTTAGTTACTACTTCGTATAGGATTGTGTCGTTTCCAGAAGGCCTTAATAACCTTCCTAATCTCTGTCTGTATTCCCTTTTGCTTCCAGTTCCACTGAGTATTATGCCTACGTTTGCATCTGGGACATCTACTCCTTCGTCGAGGACTTTTGAGCTAACAATCGCTTGGTAGGTATTGTCTTTAAATTTTCGTAGTATCGATTCTCTTTCAGTTTTATCTGTTTCGTGTGTGATTGCTGGAATCAGGAATTTTCTGGATATTCTATATACCATGTTGTTGTATCTGGTGAATATGATTATTCGGTCTCCAATGTGTTTTTTCAGTAGTTTAGCGAGTTCTTTTATTTTGGCTTCAGAACTGTATGCTATCTGTCGAGCGTTGTTTTTTGCTCTAACTGCTTTCCAAGCCCTTGGGTCGTTACCGCTTCTCATAACGATTTTCTTGAAGTCGCTTGGACCTTTCATCTGTATGTTTGTTGACCTTAGGTAGTTTCTGAATATGGAGGTGTATTCATCATATTTTTCAAATTCCTGGTCTGTTAGTTCGACGCGAATTATCTCGGTTCTATAGTCCGAGAGGTATTCGCCTGTGAGTTCGTCTGTGTCAACCTCGTATACCTTGCCTCCTAGGAGGTCGGATAGGTCTCGATGGAGACTGTCTTCCCTTTCGTATGTGGCTGTTAAACCCATTCGGTGGGGTGATGCGAAGAACTCGGCAATATGTCTGTATCCTTCTGAAGGTAGGTGATGTACTTCATCGAATAAAATCATTTTATATTTATTACCCAGTTTTTCAGCATGTATATACGCTGAATCGTATGTGGAGACAGTTATTGGTTTAGTTTGTTTTTTACGGCCGGTATATTCTCCGGCAGGAAGTTGGTGTTTTTTCAGTACATCAATCCATTGGTCCACGAGGTCTAGTGTGGGTACTACGATGAAACAAGGTGAGTTTACGTTGCATATAGCTGCAATCCCTACATATGTTTTTCCAGAACCTGTTGGTAGAACTATCACACCTCGTGTTAAATCCATCCAACGGGATATAGCTTCTTTTTGGTATGGCCTTAACTCTACGTTGAAATTTAAATCAGATGTTGGTATTGGGTCTAAAACACGGTCTTCATACTCGATACCGGATTTATCTAAGTAGTCTTTGATATCTCTATACCTATATGCCATCGCACGTAGGTTATCTGTTCTTTCATCCCATTTTGTATAAGGAAGGTTGTACTCTCCTTTAATAGATATAGTTCCTTTGTCGTACTTTAATAACATTTACAATCGAAATTTTTTATTTGTAAAAAAACCCATTGGTTTTATCTTAAATCGAATGATCTGTATATTCCTACGGCGCCTGACATCATTACGTCACCTATTGGATGTGCTAGTTCATAGTTTATCGTGTTTGGGATTACATCTCTTCTGGGTCCGGTGACAGTTATTCTATCCGGCTCTAATGATTCAAGTGAATATGCACCGTGTCCACCGTCTCCATATACTTCATCGTCAGTGATCTCTCCGTGAATCAATTTTTCAACCAACTCTGTTATACGGTCGTCATCAAGCATTCTGGTGTGATGTTCAAACAAACCGACTAAACGTCCTTTTTTTATCGATGCCGCCATGAAGTGGCCATTACCAGCATCGATTATAACCTCTTTTCCACCATTGTAACAACCTATTATTGCAGCTATTTTAGAATCAAGGGCAACGGCTTCATAGCTTGATAGTTGTTCTAAAGCACTGTCGATTCTACTGAACCTACCTGTTTTTTCTGTGAAAACAAGGTCTTCCAAACGTCCTTCTCCTTCAATAACCTCTCTATAGAAACTGAATCTATATCTCCTGTCCGACATACCTTCTGGAGCAACTCCATGGTCCTGTACACCAACACCGATTCTCTCTGGAGTTTTAAGCTGCATAGAACTTAAAAAACGGAGTATTTCATCTAACAAGATATCGGTAAACTCGATCTCTGTATAACTCTGATAATCACCTACCTCATCACTGCCGATAACTGTGATTCCCATATCTCTAACAAAATCTAGGTTATCTGAAATAGTGCGGGCAGCAGACTCAACCATTACAACGTCATTAGAACGTACATGGTTTCTAATAACCTTGGAAACGGGGCCACCTCCCATCGTTTTACCGGTGCACAATAAATCACCGTCTACCTGCCGTATCTTATCGGCAACAACCCTGGTTGGAGAAGGTAAAACCATTTTAACGACATTTTCATCGAGTTTATCAGCATACAAAACATCTTGAGTGCCTTTACCAACATCAACAGCCATTGTTAAAGGGTTTAACCCACTATCATTAGAAAACAAAAAAACACCTCAAACAATAATTATTTCCATGGTAACAAATCTTTATTTAGGAATATTTACATTAAAACTCATTTTTTTGTGTCTAATAAAGTAACTCTCTCCAACACAAGGTATGGTGTTTTCATTTTCCCTACAGCCTCCAGCTCTCTATCTGGAATCCCAAATGTCTTACAGATTTTATTAAGTTTATCTTCATTATAATTGATTAGTGAGCTATCCAGCTCTAAACCAATCTCTTCAATTAGTGAGCTCCAACCAACTTCTCCAATGCCGACTAAAACTATTTCTTGACTGCCTTCCGCGACTCCAGCTTTCTCTAATGCTTTGTTTATCTGGCGTTCTCCAACAATATACAATAATATCTCCATGCCTAGGGATTGGGAGATTGGGTTTGTCTTCCACGAGTTGATTGCTTTGAGGGTTGCATGTCTCAAGTGCTCCTCACCCGCTACGATACCCGCATCAACCGCTTGAACCACTCCATCACCACTATGTCTATCCAATACCTCTAAAAAAAGATTTATATCCTCAATATCCACCACGCCAGCTTTAAAAACTACTTCGTTGGAGTTTTCTATTTTTTTAACTGCATCATCATTCATTTCCACCTAACTCCCTTTTGATTTTCTCTATAGTTTTTGCTCCAACACCATCTACCTCACGAACTAGAGATTGGTTATCAATTAATTCGTGTAAATCAGATTTGGTTCTATATCCATTTTTATAAAGTTCTCGGGCACGCACCCTACCAATACCTGAGATGCTAACAAGATCTGATAGTTCTTTTTTAACCCCGTACTGCATCCTTCTCTGAAGATTTCGAAGCCTATTGATATATAGAGACATAGACATTTTCGATAACTCAGCGGCGGAATGCAACAACCATTCAGCAGTGCTGGCCTTACGCCTTATATCACCAGAGCTAACTCCATACCAATCGCAGATATCACCATCATCTTCTTCATCGATCCAATCCTTCAATAACAATGAGGTTTTTACCTCGCTCAAGAACCAGTCATCCATCTCCCCTCGCTCCTTCAACCTAGGGTTCTCCTTCAAGAAAGATTCAACACGGGAGTAATCACTTTTCCTCATATACAAGGTATCCATATCCGGAGTTTCACAAACCATGTGAAGGAACTCGATATCGCTTTCCATCCCACGTCCAGAAAGCCTCTCTAAAATCCTTGAAGCACTTAAAGGATCGATATACAACTCAGAAACCCGCTTACCAATAGCGGTTGCATCAAACCCACTACCACTACCTAAACCGAAACCATCAACCTCGATAAATCCTTCAGACTCAAGAAACCCAAGAACCC from Methanonatronarchaeum thermophilum carries:
- a CDS encoding DUF790 family protein, with translation MVHILTKKLLETKITGNKIKPHYRDPEKQKEKAKKVINEFKPGRSRGEIEKAVKSHETHQDYKFLRGLHALIERRCIFENKAKTPPNQIRKTLYDKGYVTNPTEREEAIEETAREHKIDKDKVNKWFWADRKDNEILKTKVNRNPTKLIKQYNLSATQTLFFDALEIQFKVSENYRQIFGMLKYLGLMYTVDKNLNITVTGPGSIFKKTRKYGNQIARLLPYIMKANKWNVSAKIEQKYGGEPKIYNFHLDNTKQKYFSTLKTKEQQSFDSEVERDLAERLEKIKPNWNIKREPTIIKSRNSVMIPDFSFEKYNKSFYLEVVGFWTPEYIEKKIKKVKNMEADKPVILAVNKNLKCTKQDFKKAEEVFFYKKRIPLKKIIKRMEKLENKAIKQNIQKIDITDITQKTEITDIKKKAKEKEVPPETIKKKLKKQPGAVCENKYIPPNKIQEIQNEINKLQNKKLPKVKEILQKHQLTEASLEKLGYTAKYQSFNPEDVQVKTKKEK
- a CDS encoding DEAD/DEAH box helicase, with product MLLKYDKGTISIKGEYNLPYTKWDERTDNLRAMAYRYRDIKDYLDKSGIEYEDRVLDPIPTSDLNFNVELRPYQKEAISRWMDLTRGVIVLPTGSGKTYVGIAAICNVNSPCFIVVPTLDLVDQWIDVLKKHQLPAGEYTGRKKQTKPITVSTYDSAYIHAEKLGNKYKMILFDEVHHLPSEGYRHIAEFFASPHRMGLTATYEREDSLHRDLSDLLGGKVYEVDTDELTGEYLSDYRTEIIRVELTDQEFEKYDEYTSIFRNYLRSTNIQMKGPSDFKKIVMRSGNDPRAWKAVRAKNNARQIAYSSEAKIKELAKLLKKHIGDRIIIFTRYNNMVYRISRKFLIPAITHETDKTERESILRKFKDNTYQAIVSSKVLDEGVDVPDANVGIILSGTGSKREYRQRLGRLLRPSGNDTILYEVVTKNTTELRTSSRRKRE
- a CDS encoding DUF1786 family protein; this encodes MFSNDSGLNPLTMAVDVGKGTQDVLYADKLDENVVKMVLPSPTRVVADKIRQVDGDLLCTGKTMGGGPVSKVIRNHVRSNDVVMVESAARTISDNLDFVRDMGITVIGSDEVGDYQSYTEIEFTDILLDEILRFLSSMQLKTPERIGVGVQDHGVAPEGMSDRRYRFSFYREVIEGEGRLEDLVFTEKTGRFSRIDSALEQLSSYEAVALDSKIAAIIGCYNGGKEVIIDAGNGHFMAASIKKGRLVGLFEHHTRMLDDDRITELVEKLIHGEITDDEVYGDGGHGAYSLESLEPDRITVTGPRRDVIPNTINYELAHPIGDVMMSGAVGIYRSFDLR
- the cgi121 gene encoding KEOPS complex subunit Cgi121, yielding MNDDAVKKIENSNEVVFKAGVVDIEDINLFLEVLDRHSGDGVVQAVDAGIVAGEEHLRHATLKAINSWKTNPISQSLGMEILLYIVGERQINKALEKAGVAEGSQEIVLVGIGEVGWSSLIEEIGLELDSSLINYNEDKLNKICKTFGIPDRELEAVGKMKTPYLVLERVTLLDTKK